The following proteins come from a genomic window of Paucimonas lemoignei:
- a CDS encoding aspartate-semialdehyde dehydrogenase, giving the protein MFIQTLPLSAVPVTSQLDPAKQVPDIPPVVPVQPTSSETNIDLRNEEDEQNAWLLLEEQKRHEEQQRRREEGADEPEHLAVPGIALNADHTVPVVPLMDEEPRQGLWVDVQV; this is encoded by the coding sequence ATGTTTATCCAGACGCTTCCTCTGAGTGCGGTACCCGTCACGTCGCAGCTGGACCCGGCTAAACAGGTGCCAGACATTCCTCCTGTGGTGCCAGTTCAGCCGACTTCCAGCGAAACCAATATTGACCTGCGCAACGAAGAAGACGAGCAAAACGCCTGGCTGCTGCTTGAAGAACAGAAGCGTCACGAAGAACAGCAGCGCCGCCGTGAAGAAGGCGCCGATGAACCCGAACACCTGGCCGTGCCGGGCATTGCATTGAATGCCGATCACACCGTGCCCGTGGTGCCGCTCATGGACGAAGAGCCTCGCCAGGGGTTGTGGGTCGATGTGCAGGTCTAA